A window from Kovacikia minuta CCNUW1 encodes these proteins:
- a CDS encoding type II toxin-antitoxin system VapC family toxin gives MIIADTGFFIALGNQTDQIHPAAIAVLNTFNEPLITTYPVITETCYLLLARVGNDAQCDFLRDIAAGGIEVFHLELPAIERMVGLMERYADLPMDMADASLIVLAEHLGHGRILTVDQRDFNICRWNNSNPFENLLIME, from the coding sequence ATGATCATCGCTGATACTGGATTTTTCATTGCGCTGGGCAACCAGACCGACCAAATTCATCCGGCAGCAATTGCAGTCTTAAATACATTCAACGAACCCCTGATTACAACTTATCCCGTCATCACAGAAACGTGTTATTTGCTTCTGGCAAGAGTGGGTAATGATGCTCAATGTGATTTTTTGCGAGATATTGCTGCTGGAGGCATTGAAGTTTTTCATTTAGAACTGCCTGCTATCGAGCGGATGGTTGGTTTGATGGAACGCTATGCTGATTTGCCGATGGATATGGCTGATGCTTCTCTCATCGTGTTAGCCGAGCATCTTGGGCATGGCCGTATTCTGACCGTTGACCAACGAGACTTCAATATCTGTCGATGGAACAATAGTAATCCCTTTGAAAACCTATTGATTATGGAATGA
- a CDS encoding DUF6972 family protein, whose product MSGIDRELIPDPRQSLTDRHLPDTPQVQRLLRKEGKAHVFNDKATMDAVTQALLQSGERTEVDEDDDYDRYGLYFPSPIGYIIKADGSRKPLYYGEIKIVKATGEYHVIPRTGPRRQSE is encoded by the coding sequence ATGAGTGGAATCGATCGTGAGCTTATCCCTGACCCCAGACAGAGCTTAACCGACAGACATCTTCCTGATACTCCACAAGTCCAACGCTTGCTCCGCAAAGAGGGAAAAGCCCATGTATTCAATGACAAAGCTACAATGGACGCTGTCACGCAAGCCCTTCTTCAAAGCGGTGAAAGAACGGAAGTTGATGAAGACGATGATTACGATCGCTACGGACTCTACTTCCCTAGTCCGATCGGCTACATCATTAAAGCAGATGGTAGCCGCAAACCACTCTACTACGGTGAGATCAAGATAGTTAAAGCAACAGGTGAGTATCATGTTATCCCCCGCACAGGTCCTCGCAGACAAAGCGAATAG
- a CDS encoding type II toxin-antitoxin system VapC family toxin yields the protein MVTTGGNIVFLDTNILVYASIPESPLHDIAVNSIQTLEQDGQELWISRQILREFLATLTRPQVFTEPVPARLVVEATRQFETRFQIAEDNQRVTARLLALMEQVAIGGRQVHDANIVATMQAYGINQLLTHNVTDFERFAALINVLPLVENEE from the coding sequence ATGGTGACGACGGGCGGTAATATTGTTTTCCTTGATACTAATATTCTGGTGTATGCCAGTATTCCTGAATCACCCTTACACGATATCGCAGTCAATTCGATTCAAACTCTGGAGCAAGATGGGCAGGAGCTTTGGATCAGCCGACAGATTCTCCGAGAATTTCTGGCAACTCTAACGCGTCCCCAGGTTTTCACTGAACCTGTACCAGCAAGATTAGTTGTCGAAGCTACTCGTCAGTTCGAGACTCGCTTTCAGATTGCTGAAGATAATCAGCGGGTTACGGCTCGGCTATTGGCATTAATGGAACAGGTGGCGATCGGTGGTAGGCAAGTGCATGATGCCAATATTGTCGCCACTATGCAGGCTTATGGAATTAACCAGTTGCTAACGCATAATGTAACTGACTTTGAACGCTTCGCTGCACTCATCAACGTGTTGCCGCTGGTAGAGAACGAGGAGTAG
- a CDS encoding CopG family transcriptional regulator: MEITTQLDETHAGKLAYIQQQTNLSLADVLEQAIDLYYQKLQQSADDPLAKLKQGHFIGRFKAAPDFATNSKAILQDLMQQHDHR; encoded by the coding sequence ATGGAAATTACCACACAGTTAGATGAAACCCACGCTGGCAAACTTGCCTATATTCAACAGCAGACCAATCTAAGTCTGGCCGATGTATTAGAACAGGCGATTGATCTGTACTATCAGAAATTACAACAATCAGCCGATGATCCCCTGGCAAAGCTGAAACAAGGTCACTTCATTGGTCGCTTTAAAGCCGCACCAGACTTTGCCACTAATTCCAAGGCAATCCTTCAAGACCTCATGCAGCAACATGATCATCGCTGA